The DNA segment ATAGCGGCAATGCCCTGGGTGGGTTGAAGTCTGGCAAGAGCGTTCATGACAAAGGTGGAGAAAGCGAAGAAGACTCCAGCCATCAGCCCGCAGCCTAGTACTGCAAAAAGCTCCAGTATGGAAAACAAGTTGTCAACAGTTGCCATAAAGCGGTCTGTAAATTACTTCTCAACGCCTTGATTAGTAGTCAACCTCCTTGTGAAAATTGATTTTCTCAGTTAGAAGATTGCCAAAGTAATCAAAGCAACCAAGCAGACTAACTGAATCACTAGACTTGAGAGCCGAAACACTGGATTTAGTCCGGCTATATGAATTAATGAATGCACAAGTCGAAATAGGATGTATACAACAACCAGTGAATCTACCACTGTTCCCGATACGCCTCGAACTGTTAGAAGAAACACAACTCCTATATACAAAGGTAGGTTTTCTACTAAGTTGGACTGCACTCGAAATAGTCGCCAAAGCAAACTCTCCTCATTTGGTGTTCCAAAATCCTTTGGAGAACCACCAGTAGATAAATGCCGAATCCTAACTGCTAGCAGAAACACAACAACAGCAATTGTCCAGATAACAAAAATTGCTAGACCCCATAAGGGGACGGTCATATCAGTAGTAACCATGACTGAACTCATACACTAACGGACTAATGCAACTTTAGCGTTTATCTCACTAATTGGTCTTTAAATACTGCGGCGATGACAGACAGGTGGTCGTAGAGCATCGCTTTTCTAGACGTATACTATTTTTAATATTTCTTCATATTATGATTCAGTACTCACTACTCACCAGAGAAGAATAAAGGTAAAACTAGGGCTGCAAAAATTCCCACTAGCACAATTATTTCAATTACTCTGAGAGGGAAATTATTCTGCATGAAATTATTAATTCCTCCGCCAAAATTAGCTGATAAATCACTCAACCAATTTTGCAAACGACTAGACCATTTTTTTGGGCTATCTTCTGGGCGTACCTGCCAAGAAAATATGGACAGTAACAACGGCACACCACCCACTTTAATAGACATTAAAATGTGAATTGCTAAACAGGCAACCATGACAACCCAACCAATTAGATGCAGGTAGTACCAAGCATGATTTAACTCTCCTGTGGGGAGCCATTCCTCTTTCATCATTCTGCCAGACAACACAGCTAAAACTGCCGCAATTAGCATGAGTGTATTGGCAATTCTTTGTAAACTTACCCACCAAATCGGTCTACCAAATTGAGTTAAGTTCTGTAAAGAATCCTGTTGTAATAGCTTGCGGTTTCCTGCATGAAAGCTATAGAGGGCTAGCGCCGGGAACACAAAGAAGAAAAAGACTGCAAATGTGCCGTGAACATCTATACTTTCCCCAACGCGGGGGATGGGTAACTTGCCAAATCTGCCATCGAAGGTATTGTAAACTAAAAAACCTGTGATGATGGCGGCGATCGCTAAAATT comes from the Nostoc sp. PCC 7120 = FACHB-418 genome and includes:
- a CDS encoding MAPEG family protein gives rise to the protein MVTTDMTVPLWGLAIFVIWTIAVVVFLLAVRIRHLSTGGSPKDFGTPNEESLLWRLFRVQSNLVENLPLYIGVVFLLTVRGVSGTVVDSLVVVYILFRLVHSLIHIAGLNPVFRLSSLVIQLVCLVALITLAIF
- a CDS encoding cytochrome b/b6 domain-containing protein, which gives rise to MSRSAPYQPLLLKILHGVSGILAIAAIITGFLVYNTFDGRFGKLPIPRVGESIDVHGTFAVFFFFVFPALALYSFHAGNRKLLQQDSLQNLTQFGRPIWWVSLQRIANTLMLIAAVLAVLSGRMMKEEWLPTGELNHAWYYLHLIGWVVMVACLAIHILMSIKVGGVPLLLSIFSWQVRPEDSPKKWSSRLQNWLSDLSANFGGGINNFMQNNFPLRVIEIIVLVGIFAALVLPLFFSGE